The following are from one region of the Mycolicibacterium helvum genome:
- the eccB gene encoding type VII secretion protein EccB has translation MSFTPRTPRNQNPDQVTYRRGFVTRQQVTGWRFLMWRIASGVALHDTRMIADPLRTQSRSVVMGVLIVITAVLGCFVFSLLRPNGAIGNSTVLADRDSSALYVRVGDQLHPVLNLASARLITGQAVTPTVVGSAALDTLPRGAMVGIPGAPERMVQNNSGDADWTVCDGTDAVSPGVTVIGGQLVDGGARASALPRSKAVLVVDGASEAPATWLLWDGRRSRIDLADRAVTEALGFGAAVPAAAVIAPGLFNAIPEGLPLQAPTIAGAGTPAQSMPSLPAVAGAVVSAFGADGTLFYYAVLPDGLQPVSPVFAAVLRNTNSFGLQQPPRLDADEIARMPVSRMLDTSAFPEQRVSLVDSASAPITCVRWSMLANASTSSLTLLSGATLPVADGAHPVELPATAGRSTAARVVLPVGTGYFVQTVGQNQASPAAGSLFWVSDTGVRSGIEAADSDELTKTVTALGLKLPATPAPWSVLTLFGTGPALSKADALTVFTGTENR, from the coding sequence ATGAGCTTCACGCCGCGCACACCGCGCAATCAGAACCCCGATCAGGTCACCTACCGACGCGGTTTCGTCACCCGGCAGCAGGTGACCGGATGGCGGTTCCTCATGTGGCGGATCGCATCAGGTGTGGCGTTGCACGACACCCGGATGATCGCCGATCCGCTTCGTACACAATCGCGTTCGGTGGTCATGGGTGTGCTGATCGTCATCACCGCGGTGCTCGGCTGCTTCGTCTTCTCGCTGCTGAGACCAAATGGCGCGATCGGCAACAGCACCGTGCTCGCCGATCGGGATAGTTCGGCCCTGTATGTGCGGGTCGGCGATCAGCTGCACCCCGTACTGAACCTGGCCTCCGCGCGCCTGATCACCGGCCAGGCCGTCACCCCGACCGTGGTCGGCAGTGCAGCGCTGGATACGTTGCCGCGCGGTGCGATGGTCGGCATTCCGGGTGCTCCAGAACGCATGGTGCAGAACAACTCCGGTGACGCGGACTGGACGGTGTGCGACGGAACCGATGCGGTGTCGCCGGGTGTCACCGTCATCGGGGGTCAACTCGTCGACGGTGGCGCGCGCGCTTCGGCATTACCGCGAAGTAAGGCGGTCCTGGTTGTCGACGGCGCCTCAGAAGCGCCCGCGACATGGTTGTTGTGGGATGGCCGACGCAGCCGCATCGATCTGGCCGATCGCGCGGTCACCGAAGCCTTGGGCTTCGGAGCTGCGGTGCCCGCCGCCGCGGTGATTGCGCCAGGCCTGTTCAACGCGATCCCGGAGGGCCTTCCACTGCAGGCGCCAACGATTGCCGGTGCCGGGACCCCAGCTCAGTCCATGCCGTCACTGCCGGCGGTCGCGGGAGCGGTCGTTTCTGCCTTCGGTGCCGACGGCACGCTGTTCTACTACGCGGTGCTGCCCGACGGTCTGCAGCCTGTCTCGCCGGTGTTCGCAGCGGTGTTGCGCAACACCAACTCCTTTGGGCTGCAGCAGCCGCCACGGCTCGATGCCGACGAGATCGCGCGGATGCCGGTCTCTCGGATGCTCGACACCAGTGCCTTCCCAGAGCAGCGGGTCAGCCTGGTAGACAGCGCGAGTGCGCCCATCACCTGCGTGCGATGGTCCATGCTCGCCAACGCGAGCACCAGTTCGCTGACTCTGCTGTCGGGTGCGACGCTGCCGGTAGCTGACGGAGCGCACCCGGTCGAGCTGCCCGCGACCGCAGGCAGGTCGACCGCCGCACGGGTGGTCTTGCCGGTCGGCACCGGCTACTTCGTCCAGACGGTCGGCCAGAACCAAGCTTCACCGGCCGCCGGATCGCTGTTCTGGGTGTCCGACACCGGCGTGCGATCCGGGATCGAGGCCGCGGATTCAGACGAACTGACCAAAACCGTCACCGCGCTGGGCCTGAAGTTGCCGGCCACTCCAGCCCCATGGTCTGTGCTCACCCTGTTCGGTACTGGGCCTGCTTTGTCCAAGGCCGACGCATTGACCGTGTTCACAGGAACTGAGAACCGTTGA